The region CTGCCGGCGATTACGCTCGCGTGACTCTTGAATTCCGACATGCTGATAACAAACTCTCGACAGTTTCCAATCAGCGCGTGGTCGTTCGGCCCTCACTGAAATTGCGTGATGGCGAGATTACCGGTTTTGACCAGCTGCTCATCGGAGCAAAGGCTGGCGATGTCCTGACCACCAGCCTCGTGGTCACACCGGAAGCGGAAAACGTGGAACTGCGTGGCGAAACCATCCAGGTCAACGTCACCGTGGTGAATGTCGTTGAGTTCGATCTGAAGTCAGTCGATGAAATTGCCGAGGAATTCGCGCTGGAGTCGGCTGAAGAAGTTCGCAATGAAGTCCGTAAGACGCTGGAACGCCAGGTGACATATCGTCAGCGGCAGGAAACACGTCGTCAGGTTCTCGAACAGATGACGGCCTCTGCTGATTGGGAACTGCCCGAATCGCTGGTTCGCCGTCAGGTGGAGAACGCCCTGCGTCGCGAAATGCTCGAAATGCAGCAGGCTGGTTTTTCCTTCGATGAAATTCGTGCTCGCGAAAACGAACTGCGTCAGAAGTCGCTGACAACCACTCGCCAGGCACTCAAGGAACATTTTGTTCTCGATCGTGTGGCTACGAAGGAATCGATTGAAGTCGAGCCTTACGAAATTGATGCCGAGATTGGCCTCATGGCTTACCAGCAGATGGAAACACCACGTAAGCTGCGTGCCCGCCTGCAGAAGAACGGCATGATTGAGAATCTCGAAGCTCAGATTCGCGAACGCAAGGCTGTGGATCACATCCTGGCTCATGCCACTTTTGAAGATATCCCGATGGAGATCTCTGAGACGGAAACCTCCTTCGCCTTGCCTTACTCAGTTGCCGGGACATCAGTCGCTGGAACAATTGAGGATAGTCAGGAAGAGGACAGTGAGGAATAATCCTTCGCCGATCTGGAAAAGTGCCACTTCGGAAGAAGTGGCACTTTTCGATTCACAAACCGGCATCAGAGACAATTCGTTTAAGTTTTCCGGCTGATCAATGTTCTCGAAACTCCACGAGTGAATTGAGAACGGCGAATGCAGCCATGATCAGACGGAAAGCCCATGCGATCGCGAAAATCGGGAGTGAGTTTTTCGAATCGCTCGGTCTGATGAGTCGAGTAAGTAGGTGATAACTCTCGACCTGCATTCCGATGAAGACATGCTGATAAAGACAATCTGAAAACTCGAAGCCTTGATGATTTAAACTCGTGACAGTCGATGGTATTGGCCACGACAACCAGCAACATTCAGAAGGAGTGCCTCTCGTGGGACGACCTGATTCCGGTCTGGGTGAGTGGATGGCAGCAAGTGCATCCGGGGGGTATTCCCGGCAGCGTCAGATGGGTCTGGGTGACCTGCTGCTGGAAAATCGGATCATCTTTCTCGATGGCCCGATTCATGACGCGAGTGCCAATCTGATTGTGATGAAACTCCTCTTCCTGCAGGCAGAGAATCGCCACCAGGATATCCACTTCTACGTCAATTCCCCTGGTGGCTCTGTCACAGCGACCATGGCGATTTACGACACGATGCAGTTTTTGCAATGTGATATCGCCACCTATTGCGTTGGCCTGGCGGCCAGTGGCGGGGCGATTGTGCTGGCCGGTGGAACCAAAGGCAAAAGATATTGCCTCCCTCACGGCAAAGTGATGATTCACCAGCCTTACGGTGAAGTTGGCGGACAGGTTTCTGATATCGAAATTCAGGCACGCGATATTCTCGATACACGCCGCGTGCTCAATGAGATTCTGGCCCACCACTGCAATCAGCCCATCGAAATCATCGCTCGGGATACCGAACGCGATTACTACATGAATGCCTATCAGGCCAAAGATTACGGCATCGTCGATGAAGTCCTCTCGAACCCGAAGAAGCCACCAGTCGGTATCCCGATCCCAGCTAATAAGCCTGTTGAAGGTGAATCTGCTCCCGGCACAACCGTTTCGTAGCGAACATTTGTGGTGCGCGATGTCCATCGGTGACCCGGCACCAACAGAACTCTCTCAGATCGTATTTTCATCACCGTCCCTTTCTCGTGCGAGAATTCAGCATGACTAATCTGGTTCCTTACGTCATCGAGAAGAACGGTCGCGACGAACGGGCGATGGATATCTATAGCCGTCTGCTCCGCGACCGCATCATTATTCTCGGCAGTGGTATTGACGATACCGTAGCGAATACGATCGTCGCTCAATTGCTCTTTCTGCAATTTGAAGATAGCAAAGCGGATATCCACCTCTACATTAACTCGCCAGGTGGATCGATCACTGCAGGAATGGCCATCTACGATACGATGCAGTATCTCTCATGTGATGTCGCCACCTATTGCCTTGGCCAGTGTGCCAGTATGGGTGCTCTGCTGCTGACTGCCGGTGCTGCAGGTAAGCGTCATGCTCTACCCAACAGCCGCATCATGATTCACCAGCCTCTGGCGGGGATGCAGGGGACTGCGACCGAACTGGAGATTCACGCGAAGGAAGTTCTCCGCGTGAAGCGCCGGATGAATGAGATTCTGCTCAAGCATACCGGGCAAACCTATGACCAGATCGAAAGAGACACCGATCGCGACAATTTCATGATGCCGGACGAAGCGAAGTCCTATGGCCTGATCGATAAAATCCTTGAGAAGATGCCCGCATCGCCTGCCGTTCAAGGCTAATCGCTCATTGCGTGTTTCTATAAATTTCATGAACTCTCTGGAAAGGCTCCTATAGTCCTCCAGGGAGTTTTTGCTTTGTGTGAGAGTGCTTGTGGTTCGAAAATCATGCAGATCGTCGTTTCAGCCACTTGAGCGGAGAGCCAGAGATGACCTGTCGCCAACTCCAGTCTGACTTGAGCCAGATGCTTGATTCTGTAGAGATCACATGGTGGGCACCAGAAGATCTCTGGGATGAAGCGCGGTTGAAGGCAGGACAAATTCATTTACTGGATGGCCGAAAGGATGCCGCCCGATTTGTCGAACATTCGACTGCTTATCAGATCGTGGTCGATGTCACACCCTGGCTTTCGCATCCATTGGCGAAGCAGTTAGCCACATGGATCAATCCCGATTTGGATCCTCAGCTTTCGGAGGAGCAGTCATCACCGCTGGGGTTGTTGCGAAGAATGAGTATTGCTCTTTCTGGTCCTTCAGCAATCCCTGGCCACCTCGATCGATTGAAGTGGCAAGGGGCCGCGACGCTGGCCCACTTTTGGGGGCCATTGGAGAAAGTCGCTGCCGTCAACATTCAAACTGCTATGACGCCCGAGGTCCTTGCATCGAACCAACACCTGATTGTGTGGACGATCTCAACGCTTCGACAAATTATCACGCTGGAAGTGGCCACAGGCTTGCCGCCGCGTGCCTGGTGTGAAGCAGTTGGCCCTGCGGGTTCATTAGTCGTCGATGGTTTTCTTGACCCTTCTTTAGCAGCCAAGCCTCGCTTCTGGGTGCATGATGCCCGGGGGATTCCGCGTGCCGAAGAATTTTCACCTGCCAGTGAAGTCGAACTCTTTGCTCAGGATCTTCGGCTGGCTCAGCACGATTCGGCCCTGCGCGAGCACTGGAGAATGCGGATCCAAAGAACTTCCCAATGGTTGGAAATCCTCGAAAAATCGGCCACAGAGTCGACGCTGAGTCGCTTTCTGCGATAATTCCTTTAGCGAAGCCAATTTTTACACTCGCCTGCAAGCCATTTTTTCGATCTCCAACAATCTTCGAAGATTTCGCGATGAACACCGCCATTGGCTCATTGAAAACATCGGCTGCTGCCAGTGAACCCGCTCCGGAGGAAAATCCTCTCGATCGACTGGAAGCTTTGCGTGAGCGGTTGATCCAGCATCCGATCTATCAGGAGGTGAACTCGCTGGGCCGCATTCGCCTGTTCATGAGAGAACATGCTTTTGCTGTGTGGGATTTCATGTCGTTACTCAAACGGATGCAGCAACTTTGTACCTGCACCACAGTTCCGTGGGTCCCTTCGCCTCGACCGGAACTGAGCCGCTTTATCAATGAAATTGTGCTCGGTGAAGAGTGTGATGAAGATGGTCGTGGTGGCTACATCAGCCATTACGCATTGTATCTTGAAGCCATGACCGAACTGGGTGCGGATCCGAAGCCGATTCAGCAACTGGTTTCCCGTATCGGGAACGGTGCCGATACCTATCGAGTCCTTGAGCAGCTGCCCGTGCTTTCCGCGACCAAAGAGTTTGTCCGCTTTACGTTGCAGTTGTGCCGGGTGGGGCAGCCTCATGAGGTTGCCGCGGTCTTCTTTTACAGCCGGGAAGACATCATTCCCGAGATGTTCAGCCGGTTGATTCCTGTACTCGAACCGCAGCAGGTTCCTGTCGGTCGCCTGCTGCATTATCTTCATCGACATGTTGAGTTAGACGGAGATCGTCACGGGCCACTGGCTCGTCTGGCCATGGAGCATCTTTGTGAAGGGAATGCTCAATGGCAACAACAGGCACTCGTAGCCGCCGGAAGAGCCATTGAGCACCGCCTTGCACTCTGGGATGGACTCTTGAAAGCCTTTCAGGATCAGGGGCTTTAAGAACTTCGAGGATTCCTGTGTGGTTTCCTGTCGTTCTTTTCTCCTCACGGATTTGAGTATCAACTGCTCCGAAGACTCGATACACAAAGGCAATCAAACATGCTTGCTCCGAGCCGCAAGCATGGCACGCAAAACGCAGTGGAATTGTGGAATCTGTACGAACTGCAAAATGAGGTCAACCAGCCCGACGGGCCTGCGTTTCCAATCGTGAGAGCCAGACAGGTTCAACCCCGCGAGACTGGAACTGCTCGGCAAAACTCATGTGGCTGGTAAAGACCAGGACCTGCTGCCCAGTCGAAGCAAAATCGATGAGCGTATCGACGGCAGCACCTGAGCGGTGTTCGTCAAAGTTGACAGTCACATCGTCAAGAATCATGGGCAATTCGATATTTCGGGCCGTAAACCTTCGCACCATGGCCAGTCGAATGGCGAGGAAGAGTTGTTCACGGGTGCCGCCAGAAAGCATCTGGACGGGCCACGGCTGTTGACGATCATCATCGACGCACAGCGCATGCTGTCCCAGTGGTGTCCAGATATTCGGGTATTGGCCACAGGTGAGCTTCGAGAGGAATGGCGAAGCTTCGGCCAGCAATTGAGGCTGATTGGTGCGCTCGAAGCGCTGCCTTAACTCTTCCATACTCTGACCGGCAAGAGCCGCTGCATACCAGTCCTCAAGACCAGTACGCATCTGCTGCTCAAGTGTGGCCAGTTCGAGCCGGCGCGTCATGCCGGAAGTATCCGCTTCAAGAGTCCTGGTCTCCTGTTTGACACTTCCCAGTTCTTCGTAAAGCTTCTTGAGATCCTGCTCGACAATTGCCAGATCTTTGGTGAGTTCACCAATCCTTTGATCGTTCTGTGTGCGATTGAATTTCTGCAGCACATCTTCGGTGATGGCCAGTGTGGGTTGTGACTGCACAGCCTGTTCAAGATCATGCTGAGCCTGCTTGAGGCGCAGTTCCCATTCTTTACGCTTTTCCCAAGTCTTGATTCGATCAATCAAGCCTTCGCGGTCGCGGACACCGGCAGCACTGAGCATCGCCGTACGATCCAGATGCTGCTGCTCAAGTTTGCGATCAAGCTGGAAGCGAAGTTCCTGCCGACTTTCGAGCATGCGGTCGAGCTTGCGTTTGGCCTTCCGTTTTTCCAGGGCGGTCGTGAGATCTTTACGCCAGTTCTCCAGTGGCAGCCAGAGATTGGCATTGGCCGGCAGACTCTGGCCCATCCGTTTAGCAAGAGTTTCAACTTTCTGCCGAAAGACCTGCTGCTCAGCACGAATCCCGTTCAGGCGATGACTCAGCTCTCGCGAACGTGCCAATTGCTCGAAGGCACCATGGACTCTTTCCCAACTGGAGTAGGCATTGGAGACCGAAGTGGTTTCATCCAGACCGATACCCGCCAGTTTGCGGCTCCAGTCGTGCCGGGCCTGAGCGAGTTCGCGCTGGCCTTCCTGAAGTTTCTTACGAGCGGCACTTAACGACTTGCGGACACGGCGAATTTCCTGAAATTGCCGCTGCAGTTTTTCAAGATCCGCCAGGCGGGCAGCGGCCTGCGCAATCAGACCGCCATCATTGGCCCCCTGCATCCACTGCTCGAGTTCAGCAGCATCCATCAGGTCGTGGGTCTGGGCGAGATCGCGCATCTGCTCGCGGGCTTCGTGCAGACGCACCTGATAATCCCGGCGACTTTCACGAATGGCACGCAGTTGATCTTCCGCATCACGCTCGAATTGAACCTTGAGTCCATACGAGAGGCTGATGGCCATGACCCCCACCAGGGCATAGATCGTCCCCACCAGCACACCTGTGGTGATCGACGTTAATGCTCCCCAGAAGAGGAGCCCGACGCCAGCCGCCAGAAACAGGAAGAGCAGTGTAAAAATCCAGGGGGGCATGCTGGAATGAACGCGAATCCGTTCGAGCTGCTTTTCAATTTCGCGAATTCGTTCGAGATGTTCGCCAGCAGCAATCCGCAAGCGGCCCAGTTCGACGACATGAGCCAGTCTCTGGCGAGCAAAGTGCAAAGGCTCTTCGATGGTCTCGCTTTGAATGCCCAGTTCAAGAAGAGTCGTACGCAGCGCCAACTCGCGGTCGTGGCAGACACTCGACTTTTTGCGATAGCGACGCTGCCTGGCCAGTTGCCGGGCCCGCATATCCTGATAACCACGGGCCGAGCTGAGAAGCTCGGCATGAGTCGCGGGAGTATCGACAATTTCACTGAGCCGCTGTCTGGTCCATTTGGGGCCCAGTTCTTTAAGCCGCCGCGTGAGATCCTGCTCGACGGTATTGAGTTCCTGTTCGGCCGCCAGACGATGGGTATCCTGATTCTGCCAGGCTGGCTGATGTTCCCAGAGAGCATGGAGACTCGGGCCAAAACGTCCGAAATCAGCCAGTTTGCGGGCCGATTTGAGCTTCTCTTCGATGGCAAGCGCACGCGATCTGGCTGTGTCGCGATCCTGCCCAAGCGTCACAATGGCTGCTTCGATCCGATCGAGCTTCGAGATCGTATCCGGAGCAATAGCTTGCAGTTCTGGCAAACCACTGAGCTCACGCTGACACTGGCCGACAAGTCGCCACGGTTCCCAGACACGTTGCAGATGGCGGGCTTCGAGCAACGCGGCCTGCAGATTGGTCTGCCGGGAAGTGAGATTCTCCTGCCGGGTTTCGAGTTGCTCCCGCTTGCGGAGAAGTTCGCGGTGCCGCTTGAGCCGAGTCGATTCGGCTTCATTGAGAGCGCGCAAACGTGTTCTCTGCTGAGCCAGTTCGAGGAGTTTTCCCGACATCGCCTGCGGATTGCGAATGGCTCGCTGATAGCTTTCGAGCTTGGGCACAGCATCCTGTAACTGACGACCCTGTGGGCCTAAAGTCATGGCGTAGATATGCCGGGCGACCGCTTCGTCTTCGAGAGTGCCGAGTTGTTGAAGTTCTGGCAGACCGAGTGCAAAGACCGATTGAAACAAGCGGGCGTCGAGATGGCCGATGAGTTCTTCGTAAAGCGGCTTCGCTGCATGAGCGGTATCGAGGCCATCAATCGTTAAACGACCGGCATCGCCCTCGAGTGTCGCCATACGATGCAGTCGATGCGTCCGCCCCTGATGCTGGACTTCCAGCGAACCTTCCCGGCTGAAGCGGTCTCGCCAGCGGTCGGCAATCTGCCGGTCATCAATGGTGAAGCCATAGAGCATGGAACGGAGGAACCTGAGCAGTGTGGTTTTACCAGTGCCGTTTGTTCCGTAGAAAACCGTCAGGCCATTGGGCTTGATGGTCTGGTCGAAATCTTCCCAGACTCCGAACCGATCAATATGGATATTCGAGATCTTCACGGGGTTACATCTCCCG is a window of Planctopirus limnophila DSM 3776 DNA encoding:
- a CDS encoding DUF3050 domain-containing protein, whose translation is MNTAIGSLKTSAAASEPAPEENPLDRLEALRERLIQHPIYQEVNSLGRIRLFMREHAFAVWDFMSLLKRMQQLCTCTTVPWVPSPRPELSRFINEIVLGEECDEDGRGGYISHYALYLEAMTELGADPKPIQQLVSRIGNGADTYRVLEQLPVLSATKEFVRFTLQLCRVGQPHEVAAVFFYSREDIIPEMFSRLIPVLEPQQVPVGRLLHYLHRHVELDGDRHGPLARLAMEHLCEGNAQWQQQALVAAGRAIEHRLALWDGLLKAFQDQGL
- a CDS encoding AAA family ATPase → MKISNIHIDRFGVWEDFDQTIKPNGLTVFYGTNGTGKTTLLRFLRSMLYGFTIDDRQIADRWRDRFSREGSLEVQHQGRTHRLHRMATLEGDAGRLTIDGLDTAHAAKPLYEELIGHLDARLFQSVFALGLPELQQLGTLEDEAVARHIYAMTLGPQGRQLQDAVPKLESYQRAIRNPQAMSGKLLELAQQRTRLRALNEAESTRLKRHRELLRKREQLETRQENLTSRQTNLQAALLEARHLQRVWEPWRLVGQCQRELSGLPELQAIAPDTISKLDRIEAAIVTLGQDRDTARSRALAIEEKLKSARKLADFGRFGPSLHALWEHQPAWQNQDTHRLAAEQELNTVEQDLTRRLKELGPKWTRQRLSEIVDTPATHAELLSSARGYQDMRARQLARQRRYRKKSSVCHDRELALRTTLLELGIQSETIEEPLHFARQRLAHVVELGRLRIAAGEHLERIREIEKQLERIRVHSSMPPWIFTLLFLFLAAGVGLLFWGALTSITTGVLVGTIYALVGVMAISLSYGLKVQFERDAEDQLRAIRESRRDYQVRLHEAREQMRDLAQTHDLMDAAELEQWMQGANDGGLIAQAAARLADLEKLQRQFQEIRRVRKSLSAARKKLQEGQRELAQARHDWSRKLAGIGLDETTSVSNAYSSWERVHGAFEQLARSRELSHRLNGIRAEQQVFRQKVETLAKRMGQSLPANANLWLPLENWRKDLTTALEKRKAKRKLDRMLESRQELRFQLDRKLEQQHLDRTAMLSAAGVRDREGLIDRIKTWEKRKEWELRLKQAQHDLEQAVQSQPTLAITEDVLQKFNRTQNDQRIGELTKDLAIVEQDLKKLYEELGSVKQETRTLEADTSGMTRRLELATLEQQMRTGLEDWYAAALAGQSMEELRQRFERTNQPQLLAEASPFLSKLTCGQYPNIWTPLGQHALCVDDDRQQPWPVQMLSGGTREQLFLAIRLAMVRRFTARNIELPMILDDVTVNFDEHRSGAAVDTLIDFASTGQQVLVFTSHMSFAEQFQSRGVEPVWLSRLETQARRAG
- a CDS encoding ATP-dependent Clp protease proteolytic subunit, with product MAASASGGYSRQRQMGLGDLLLENRIIFLDGPIHDASANLIVMKLLFLQAENRHQDIHFYVNSPGGSVTATMAIYDTMQFLQCDIATYCVGLAASGGAIVLAGGTKGKRYCLPHGKVMIHQPYGEVGGQVSDIEIQARDILDTRRVLNEILAHHCNQPIEIIARDTERDYYMNAYQAKDYGIVDEVLSNPKKPPVGIPIPANKPVEGESAPGTTVS
- a CDS encoding ATP-dependent Clp protease proteolytic subunit: MTNLVPYVIEKNGRDERAMDIYSRLLRDRIIILGSGIDDTVANTIVAQLLFLQFEDSKADIHLYINSPGGSITAGMAIYDTMQYLSCDVATYCLGQCASMGALLLTAGAAGKRHALPNSRIMIHQPLAGMQGTATELEIHAKEVLRVKRRMNEILLKHTGQTYDQIERDTDRDNFMMPDEAKSYGLIDKILEKMPASPAVQG
- the tig gene encoding trigger factor; its protein translation is MSTETVAAVADADNKRKLALEVDVQTVGPCRRHVRVKIAEAEIQEARKQCVKEFGTSAAVPGFRVGKVPAGLIERRFNKEISERIREKLLIESLEQLGEDKSIEPIDEPQFDVASLQIPDTGDFEYEFDVEVRPEFEIPAYSGLSIKRPVHTVSESEIEKRIRDYQIERATERVVDRPVAAGDYARVTLEFRHADNKLSTVSNQRVVVRPSLKLRDGEITGFDQLLIGAKAGDVLTTSLVVTPEAENVELRGETIQVNVTVVNVVEFDLKSVDEIAEEFALESAEEVRNEVRKTLERQVTYRQRQETRRQVLEQMTASADWELPESLVRRQVENALRREMLEMQQAGFSFDEIRARENELRQKSLTTTRQALKEHFVLDRVATKESIEVEPYEIDAEIGLMAYQQMETPRKLRARLQKNGMIENLEAQIRERKAVDHILAHATFEDIPMEISETETSFALPYSVAGTSVAGTIEDSQEEDSEE